Part of the Pseudobdellovibrionaceae bacterium genome is shown below.
TAACGGCCGCTTTGTTCAATGTCCGAATTCATTTTGTTAGACATTGGAGCAATAAATCCATAACACAACAATACCCCCAAGAATGTACCCACAAGGGCTGCGGCCACCATTCCACCGATTGTTTCAACGCCGGCCGTAAGGTATTCCATCGTGTGCACAACGCCCAAAACCGCGGCCACAATTCCTAGACCCGGAAGTGAATCAGCCACTTGCTGAAGGGCGTGAGCTGCGGCATGTTCTTCTTCGTGCATTACCTTGATATCAGTGTCTAAAAGATCATCCACATCATATTGAGTTAAGTCCGCTGACAGCGTGATCTTCATCGTGTCACAAAGAAATTCTACTGCATGGTGATTTTTTAAAAACTTCGGATAGGCCTTAAAAATATCGCTACTTTGAGGTTCTTCAATGTGCTTTTCCACCGCTTGTGGACCATCTTTTCGAAAAATCTGAAATAGATGGAAGAGCATCTGCAACAAATCCACGTAATCTTGTTTTGACGGGCCTTTGCCCATAAGAGCATGTAGGGCACCTTTAATCACATATTTTAATGTTGTCGTTGAGTTGGCTATCAACATACCACCCAGTGCCGCACCACCGATGATGACAAGCTCCGCCGGCTGCCAAATAACTGTAAGGTGGCCACCAGCCATTAGGTATCCACCAAATACACAACCAATAACAACAATAATTCCAACAAATCCCATAAGCTTTACCTCATGTAACAGATCGGTGGATTGCCAAAAATATTTAACGAATTTGAAAAAAATGAGGCCAAATACGGAATTCAAGCCTTTTTTTAAGTCAAAAGTCCAGGTATCATGACCAAATGAAGTTTCTAATTCTTGGGTTGGGGCTCCTGGCCTTTTCACCAGCCAGTGCAAATCAGGATATTAATCCTAATCCCCTATCAGTTGTTGAAGCCTCAATTTCTGAGGCCGGTAAAAACCAGCATCAGGTGGCCATAGAGGTGGGACTGGTCAAAGACCATCATGCCTATGTGGATCAGTTTCGGCTAAAGGTGGTTCATCCCGAAAATTTTGTTATCGGCGAATTGTCCATTTCGCCCACAGTGGAGTTTTTTGACAAATTCTCAAAGAAAACGCGAGTGGGAATAGAAAACAAAGCCGTAGTCACTGCGCCCGTGCACATTCCCCCCGGGTCGGGATATGGAGAAACAGAACTGGCTTTGACCTATCAGGCGTGTACAGATGACTACTGCTTGTTTCCCAAAACGCTGTCAGTAAAGGCCCAATTTCTGCCGCCGAAAAAGTCCGCTGGGCCCTCGAATGCCACTGCCAATTCGAAAGATCCACTAGAAAAACCGTCTCCCAACTCTTTTTTAAAAACTCTAGAAGACAAAGGCTGGCTGCTTGCTTTTTTGTTTGTGTTTTTTGGCGGCTTTCTCACTAGTTTCACGCCCTGCATTTACCCAATGATTCCGATCACGCTGGCCGTACTCGGAGCTCGAGGTGCAAATCGCTCACGATGGCACGGACTAGGGCTGAGCATCAGCTACGTTTTGGGCATTGCCCTGACCTACGCCCTACTCGGCGTGTTTGCGGCCCTCACCGGTAACCTATTTGGGTCTTTCTTGGGGCATCCCGTAGTTGTCACAGCCATCGCGGCTTTATTTGTCGGCATGGGTCTTAGTATGTACGGATACTTTGAGGTGAAGTTACCCGATCAATGGGCCACAAAGTTAGCAGAAAGCCAGAGCAAAGGGGGCTACTCGGGAGCCTTCGGAACCGGCCTTATCGCAGGTGTTGTGGCCAGCCCCTGTGTGGGACCAGTGCTAGTGGGTGTACTCACATATGTGGCCCAGACTAGAAATGCCTTAATTGGATTTGGGTTACTTTTCACCTTCGCTTTGGGTATGGGATTGATATTTATTATCTTAGGCACATTCAGTCAGCTATTGCAGCGGCTGCCTCGGTCAGGCGCATGGATGAACTTTATCAAGGTTGTTTTTGGTACTGTGATGATTGCAATGGCCTACTATTATGTTTATCCCGTCTACACTCACAAAACCTTCTATATACTTCTGGGCTTGGGAGTGGTTGCATTGGCACTGCTTGCAAGCGTCTCGCTGACAAAATCTATAGTCGATAACCGGTGGCGATTGATTCGCTCGGTACTATTGATACTAGCAGGATTTATTGGCGGCGCGATGATCGTCTATGCCCACCATCCCGGGTTGTTAGGGACAAAGAGCAGCTCCCATGCAAAACCTGAATGGAAGAAATTTTCTTATGAAGAGCTCATGACTGCAAAAAATGAAAATCGGCCCGTTATCGTGGATTTTAAGGCCGACTGGTGTGCCGCATGCAAAGAGCTTGAACGCTATACATTTAGTGATCCAGAAGTTCTAAAAATGGGCACACAGTTTACTTGGCTGGCTTTTGATGCCACCTTGGATTCACCAGAATTGAGTGAGTTGAAATCTCGTTTTAATATTCAAGGTCTGCCAATGGTTCTATTCTTCGATGCTGATGGGGAATGGCAAAAAGATTTATCTGTAACCGGATTTGAAAAGCCAGCGGAGTTTTTAACCCGAATGCAGAAACTGGCTCCTACTCCTTAATAAGTTTTTTTCTACTTGATCTTTCGCAGCTCATCGATAGCCGCTTGATAATTGAGAAGCTTCATCTCTTGTTGAGACACCAACTTTTGCATTTGTTGCAACCGGAGCTCAAAGGCCTGAACTATTTGATGATGTCGATCCACTAGCTCCTGAGTTTTATTTTCTTGAATGCGAGATTCGGTCATTTTTCCACCCAAAGTAGAAATACGGCTTTTCAAATCCTGCACAGCAGCCTGCGCCACACGCTCAAAGTTTTTGTGGGCTGATTGAACCTGCCCAATGGTTTTTTTTGTGGCATCGGCAAGGCTATTAAGGCGACTATTAACCAATTCCACCTTTCTTTCTAGATCCCGCTGACCGGCTTTTAGTTGATTTAATTCCATAGCCAGCTTTGTTGTAATCATGTTTTGAGTCTTCAGCTCGGCATTGGTGACCATTTGATCGACGCTGAAGTCCTGGTTTCCATCTAGTTTTTCGTTGATAAACAGTTCGCGATTAAGCTGACGTGGCATTGCCGATCCCCCCGAACGAAATCATTGGCCGTGAATTTATGCTTCAGAGGCCTGCCAATAATCATAGCACTTTTTTCAGATTTCACTAGACTATATTTATCAATTAATTTTATCGTTAGAGTATGGCCACTGTCAGTCAACTAGCACAATTTCTATTAACTCAAAATCCCCAACAAAATGTCCCGCGGTTGGCTTTTTACCACTATGTGAAGAATTTTTTAGATCTGCAAAGTGAATTGAAAATCTCTGATCTGGCCCAGTTTTACAATCACGCACTGGGATATCACTATTGGCGCGATAATAAAACAGCACTCGGTGAAACTGTGAAACAAGACCTAGACCTTTTCGGCGGTCGCCACAACATGGGTTTCGATCTCGGTCAAGTTCGACATGCTCACGAAATCCAATTGTTTGATCTAAAGTTTCAAAGAGATCTTGAAAACATTGTAAAAAGACATCTTGAAGCCACCAGCGACGACGCTGACCGCATTCGCATTTTGCCATTAAGTGAATCTGAAGCGCTATCGCTCTGCCTCCGCTCTAACGGAAGGCTCAGTGTAAAGACATATTCCAATGTGGTGGCATTAATTGATGGAGATTTGCAGCCCATTGGACCCTCCACTCACCTTGAGTATGACAGCTTCCTAGAATTGGATGGAAAATACGAGCAAACCATCACCACATCACTAATGAACTCTGTGCGGTTTCGAGTGCTCAACGGAAATGCCTCGGGCGCCATTATTCGAGGATACACCTTCAATAAGACCGAGAATTTACTTGGCCCCATAACCCAGTACCCCGACCTCTTTTATGCCTTGAAAAAACTCGAACGTTTTTACGTGAACGGACAATCAGACCCGTTTTACCACGAACTCATTGCCACGCTGGAGCGCGGACTGCAGTGGCTAAAATCGGGCCACCCCGACGCCCCTCAAGCGGCCCGGACGGTTCTTCGCAAAGGCCAAATGGCCTTGAAAAATATCTTCCCCAACGATCGACTCATTCTCGTCCTTGTGCGCGAAATCGAAGGTGAACTGGCTCGCCACGATTTTGCCCCCATTTCGCCCCTTGTTTGATCCCCACAGCGGGGTCTTTGGATAAGGAGCCTTTTTCAAAAACCCTCGAATCTCCCACAAATCCACTTGTCGCGGCGAGCCAAAGGCTATATGGTGGGCGCCTATGAAAATCCGATTAAATAAATATATTGCTGATTGTGGTGTAACAAGCCGGCGTAAAGCTGATGAACTCATTGACTCTGGTCAGGTCACTGTCAATGGCCGCCGGGTTTTTGAGTTGGGCACACAGGTCGACCCGAGTGCAGACAAGATCACCGTCAAAGGCCGCCCGCTCAATTCGGGACAAAAGAAAATCTATATTGCCTTTAACAAACCACCTTTGGTTTTGACATCTACCTCTGACCCTGAAGGTCGCCCCACAGTCAGTGATTACTTTTCGAGCTATAAAGAGCGCCTCTACCCGGTTGGTCGCCTTGATTGGGATTCTGAGGGCCTCTTGTTAATGACCAACGATGGGGATTTTGCCCAAGAAGTGGCCCACCCCAAAAAGGAAATCCCAAAAACTTATCTTGTGAAAGTAGAAGGTAACCCCACTGACAATCAATTGGACCGTCTCAAGCGTGGAGTCACCATTATTGGCGGAAAAGTCAAAGCCCTTCATGTAGAGAGAATTCGTCGCACCGTTAAAGGAAGTGGTAAGTACCAATGGGTCAAAATAGTCATTTCTGAGGGTAAAAACCGACAGGTTCGGCGCATGTTTGAAAAAATCGGTTACGGGGTTTCCAAATTGCAACGAGTGGCCATCGGTCGTCTTTCTATTGGTAAGCTTCGAAAAGGCGAGTTTTACGAGTTAAAGGCCAAAGACCTTCACCGCATTTTTTCTATACCCCTACCGGCGGAATCAGCGCCAGCAAAGAAAGTCCGCCGCACTAATAAAAATCTTCCGAAACGTTATAAAAGCTGTTCTCGTACAAGCTGTTGATTCTTGTTGGGAGCGGCGTCTACCGCCGCTAATTTTATCAGATGATTTCTGCCAACTCGTGAATATTTTTAATAGATGACCAAATTCGTGAAACCGACGATTTGTTACATTGCAGCCACTTAGCCACTTCACTTTGATTTTTTGCTAATCCGGCTTTTAGCAAATACAGTGTGTCGGCACGATAATCTGGACCTGATAGGGCTCTCAACCTTAACCAGTCGTTTTCTAAATAGATTTTCTTGATAGTCTTTAACTTTTTCTCTGTTTGCTCCTCAAAAAAATCTGCTATCTCCAATCCCACTTTTTTAAAGTCTCTATCAACACCTTTTCTTTCTAAATAGTAATTGTCCTGATACTTGGCCGGACAACGAGTGACCTTTTCTCCCGGTTTTTTTAGCTTCTTGGCCAACTCTGTAAATCTAATGTCACCCGTCTGTTGTCCCACTTTGGCTGCAACAACGCTCAGAATGAGTTTTTTATCTGTGTCTATTTTTTTTGATAAGATGTGGAGTCTTTTGACGTTAATGAGATGGCTAATTCGATATTTCAGTACAGCAATCAACATCGTAAATATTTTCTTATCTATCCAAAAGTAGTCTATCGCCATCAAAATTGTTTTTTCAGGATCAGCTACGGCATCTGATTCTTGAACGGCGAAATTGCAGCCTAAACTAGAGAGCTGTCGGGTGATCGGCCTATTCATAGTCACCCTCATTTAACATCTTGATAATCTCATCCACTTTGTTTTTCCATGCACTACTTGATTCCAGTGAACGCAATGGCTGTCGAATTTTTTCTAATTCCTTTTTGGTGGGCTTGAGGCTTTTTAAATCCTCAAAATCTTCTCCACGATCCAGCTCAGCCAACATTTTCGTAAAGATCAAGTCGACTCGCCCAAGGATTTTTACTCTTAATATTTTTCCTTCAAATAGGGTGCTCGCTCGCCCCTCCCAACCGGTTGGAAGTTCTTTAACAAAGGCTTTACCCGTTGAGTTGATCCACCTTTCATCAAAAAGGTGCCTTTTGGCTATGTTTTTAATAGCACTCTCTAAAGCAAAATCTATTTGAGGAGCAAACACATCGATATCAACAGTGGCGCGGCTGATGAGCCCCAATGATATTAAAGCCGCTCCCCCATAGATAATTATTTCTTGGGGGGCCGACTGTTTTAGACGCAATAGCTGCTCGTCGACTTCCCTCAATAGGGCGATTATATTCTCTTTATCGATCATGCTGTCATTCTAGCAATAAGTTGCATAAAACGCAACTTTCTGATAACCACCTGCTTTCACATATGTTTTTTGCCATTATTTTGGTAAGAATCAGATGCGATGCGAGCCATTGATTCCTCGGGCAAACACTGTGGCCCGCGCCGCTAATTTTATCAGATGATTTCTGCCAACTCGTGCGGGCTCTGGGGCTCGGACGCCATTCCCCCCGTCATAACAATATGATGGGGATAAAATGTGCTGCCTTGGGAAAATTAAAAGATACTTTCTTCCATTTTTAGGCAATGATCTCACCGATGCAATTAGTGACCCTTTGGCACGAATACAAAAAGACAATTAAACTGTCCCTGCCACTTATTGTTAGTAACTTAAGCCATGTTCTCTATGGCATTATTGACAGTGTCATGGTGGGAAGCCTTGGCGTTGTCCCGCTAGCGGCATCGGCCTTCATAAACGGCGTCATTGCTATTCCAACAGTTTTTCTAGTTGGCCTATCCTCGGCTTTTTCTGTGTTGGTGGCCCAATCCCTGGGGCGCCGAGCCTATAGTGATTGTGGATCCTACCTCACTAACAGTTTTTGGTTTGCGCAAACTCTTACGGTTGTGATCCTTGCTGGCCTATTTTTCATGCAGCCTCTGCTCAATCATTTTGGACAGGCTCCCGATGTGGTCACCGCCGGCATGGAGTATTATCTCTACATGGCGGTAAGCCTTCTCTTTTTAACAGCCACTGCGGTATTTCGGAAATATTCAGAGGGGCTGTCTTACACATTGGCGCCCACGGTGTTTTACACTGTGGGAATACTACTGAACGTATTTTTTAATTGGATCTTTATTTTCGGCCACCTTGGAGCACCGCCTATGGGACTGGCTGGGGCAGGACTTGGGACGCTTCTTGCGCGCGGATCTGTTGCCATTGGCCTTGGAGTCTATATTTATTGGGCCAACCACTTTAAAGAAACCCGGCTCGGCCTACATCTGAAATATCTTAACTGGCAGCACCTGAAAAATGTTGCCTCGCTCGCTATCCCGAGCGGTCTACAACACTTATTTGAAGTCTCGTTGTTTTCTATTTCAGCTATCTTTGTGGGTTGGTTTGGAGCCACCGCCTTAGCCTCTCATCAAATTGCCATCAACTTGGCGACGGCCACCTTTATGATCGCTCTAGGATTATCATTTGGAACAAGTATTCGCGTTGGTCACGCCCTGGGACAAGGGCGATGGGATCAAATTCAGCACATTAGCTGGAGCTCCGTCATCTTTACAGGTGTCTTTATGTTAGCCGTTGGTGGGCTATTTTGGGGCCTCAGATTTGAGTTACCAAAAATTTACATTGCTGACCCGAAAGTTATATTGTTGTCTGCCCAATTGCTGGTGGTTGCTGCTTGCTTTCAATTTTTCGACGGCGCACAAGCCGTGCTTATTGGCGCACTTAAGGGCATTTCTGATATTAAGTGGCCCACTATTTTGACTTTTCTATCTTATTGGGGTGTGGGCCTACCTGCGTGCTACGTTTTCGGTGTTACATTGGGTTGGGGATCCGTAGGCGTTTGGTACGGTTTAGCTTTAAGTTTAATGGCCTCGTCCACGCTACTTGGTATTCGCTTAAAAAGAATCCTCTCCTTGCAGCAATCTAAAGCTAACCAGTATTAACCTGATGGACCTTTAAAATTGATGCCTTTGAATTATGCCGATTTTTCGTGATGGCGGGGCATTATCCGTCTGGCTGGTATGCCACCCCACACTTCGCCTTTTTTTATGTGAGTGTTGGGGTTCACAACGGCATGGGGAAGCACTCGGGCATCGTCTTCAATAATGGTACCCCCATAGATGGTGGCTCCCACGGCGATGGTGACTCGCCTGCCTATCTTTATGGGTAGGTGAGTAATTACGCCTCCGACATGTACATGGGGACAAATCAGGGACTTAAAGCCCACCACGCAAAAATCGCCTATTTCAATAAACAAAGGATCTAACAGAACCCCTGCGGGATAGACGTTTTCTCCAAGCTTTGCACCCATGAGCTGAAAATAGCCCCGACGCATGGGAATTGGCATTATGCCTGAAATCAGTAAGGGCTGAAACACCATCAGGTAAAAAAGTGTGTGGATATGATAGCGCCAACTATGACCCACTGAATGCCCCAATTCGCCCTTGGGGATTGGGGCAAAAATCACAAGCAGCTTGTAGATGACCATAAGTACTGCAAACGAAGACAATAAAAAGGCCACACCATCGAATATGTCTTGGTGTTTTTCAAATTGCACAACATGCCCGAGCAAATCCACAAAGCCCCAGCCGATGAGCGCCGCTAGCACCAAACAGGCTACAAAACTTGAAATTTCATGAAGTCGAATCACTCTCATTCTTATTTTCCTTAGAAAATCCCATCGCTCTATCGGCAACATTTTAAAAAAATTAAAGGTGTGATTTGCACAACTTTTTGTAACTTAAGAAACTTGACCATTGGCCTAGGACTGCTCAGCGGAATTTAGCTCGGGATCTCATTCGATGGGTCGAATAACCAAGTAGGAGGCATTGGTGCCGCCATGGAACAGGTAATATTGGCCATTCGGTGATATTTCGCAACCGGGGGTATTTGGGTGGCCAATGGCGCGGCCATCAGAACTGAGATTTATAGCCTTAGCTGAAGCCGACAAGTTGCTGAGGTCTTTCATAAACTTGGTGTGGCCCGTTGGGCTTAAACCATCAAAATTGGTTGCTTGCCCTCCGAACAATATCAAATCCGGTTTGCCCCTAAAGTTAACTGACCCATACTGCAAAGCAAAGGTAGGTCCAAAGTTGCCCGGCGTGATCCCATTATCAGCAGAACTTAACATAAATGGCGAGGCACCCAAGTTATCTAAGTCTTTAATAAACAACTGACTAAATGTGCCGGGTGAAGATCCCAGATTTGTTGCCCCAGAACCGAATGCAATAGCGTTTCTGCCAAAAATTCGCTGGGGAGCTCCTGAGTTGGCATTGCCTAGTACCACACCATCTGGACTACTCACTAACACTGGGGCCGACGATAAACTCTGCAAATCCTTTGTGTAAATCTGAAGTTGCCCATTTTGCGGGGTAAAATTGACCGCATTTGTGGCCATAGCCACCTTGGTTGCACTCGACCCAGCAAAAACGGCCGAGTCAATCGCCGAACTGGCTGGCGTGCTACCATCGATAGTGCTGATCAAAGCGGTGGCCTGGTTTAGGTTGCTAACGTCCTTTAAATAAACCTGATTATTACTTTTAATCAGCATTTGCTGTGTATCTTCATCAAAATCAAGGTAGTAAGAATGCACCGCCCCCGCCATGGGGTTCACACCGTCATTAGTTGAAACCAATTGCGGGGCATCCTGAAGCTGGTTCAGATTTTTACGATAAATCTGCTGTGTGCCGTTGGCACCAGGCAACGTGAGATCATCGCTGCCAAAGTACAAAACATTGTTTTGCTGATCGACGACAAAAATATTATCACAATCGTAAAAGTGGGCCTCTGTGCCATCAAGGGAACACACCAGCCAGGGTTGGGCTGTACGGTCAACCAACGAGTAATAGATATATGTCCAGGTATTTGTGCTAAAACCGTGGTTCCTTAGATTCGTTCTTACAATAATGCCATTGCCATTATTGGCAAATCTTGGATTTGTCACTTCCATAAATTGGTGACCCGAGCCCAACTGTTCTGAGTCCACAGTCAGACCTTGCGAAAGATGATCTAAGTTCAAAGAGTAATACCTATAACTATTGGCCCCACCTGACGCTCCTAGGTTTGTTGCGTTAGAATAAAACTGCACCCGATCAGAAACAATCTTCACTGGAAACATCCCGTCACCATCACTGCCAGTGCTGCCATCAACCGACGACAATAAAACAGGCGAAATTGAAAGATCGTCCAAGTCTTTAAGGTAAGCTTGATAGGCAGAGCCACCGCCAGGAAAATTAGGATGAAACCCGATGAATACGACAACATTTCGCAAGCTATCATAATCCACTGAATATTCCACATACCCCGTACCAGGGGTCACGCCATCGACAGTAGATAAGATCACTGGCGCACTTCCGAGGCTTGTAATATCTTTGATCAAGTATTGACTTGTTGTCGCCGGCACACCCAGATTTGAAGCATAGCTCAAGAATATCACCCGATCATTTCCAGCAAAAATTGGATAAGATGAGCGATCTACTCCGGCGGTGGTGGCATCAAGCCCACTTAATAACACGGGCGCGGCAGATAAGTTGCCAACTTCTTTCATGTAAATCTGGTGCTTAAAGTTGTAATAGGGCAAATTTGACGATCGAGAGTCAAAGACCACTTTCGTTCCATCGGGAGAGAAGCTGGCCTTTGTATCCACACCAAATAGGGCTGCCGGAGTGGACCCATCAGAGGTACTCACCAATACAGGCGCCACTGAGAGATCATCGAGATCTTTAAGGACCGCTTGATCGCCGCTGCCTAACGAAAACTGCGTCCCTAAAACGGTTAGCAGAACTTTGTGATTCACATCATTGAGATCAAACCCACTACAGCCACCAGCATAACTTGGGTTGCCAGCTGTGCCATCAATGGTACACACTGTTCTTGGCGGAGTCGTTGGGGCTTCTAAGTTTTTCATGTAAATGGATTTCGACTCTAACGACGAGCTGTCTTCAAAATCGATCGCCTTTGAAAAAAACACCAAATACTTTCCATCATAGGTAAACCGACCATCCCAAGAATCACCGGTGCCTGCGGTTTCCCAAGTGCCGTCAAGCGACGAGGCTACGATGACCTCTTGAGTCCACGTGTTCTCGGCCACTAGCTGATCAAAACCAGAACTTGAATAGTTTTCGTACAGCCAAAGTCGCCATTTTCCATCGGCAGTTTCATCTTGTATGGATCGCATGGCGGTAGTCATCCCTAAGGACAGCGGTGAGTATTCGCCAGCTAAGTAATCAATACTGACATCAAAGATCATACCATTTGACTCACACTGAAAACTAAGAGTGCCACTGGTAGATTTGGGAAAGATCGCAAAAGACAACTCGCCGCTACTCGTGACAGAAATACCCGGCTCGGGTGAATTACAAGAAGACAGTGGGCTTGCCAGGCCATCAGCCTTTAATGAAAAAATAGCATTGTACCCCGATTTAATATTTGAAATATGCAAATGGTTATCAGTTAAATCCACCGACACCGACTCGGGAAGAGCCGTCACAGCACCAAGCGAGTACACCACTGGCGCTCCAGGTGAATCAGGAGCGCCACCGCCACCCGTCGACCCAGCCACTCGGCCCCTGATCTGATTGTCCGCTAGTTGACAACCAACAATAAAAACCAATGGCCATATCAACTTGAGCGAAAACCGGTTTCTGCCTGAAAGCGCCACTCGAGAAACCCCCTCTCTTTTTGTAGGGCTGACCGTATTAACCCATCAATAAACGATACCAAGGAGCGAAAAAAATTAAAAGCAAGATATTTTGGGTTTAATCCCTATATTGTTGATCTCGATGATAACGAAAATCACTACTTCTTTAAAAAACGACCCCATCAATCAGCCAACGAGTCGGACTATTTTGTAAACCCATTTACATCAAACATTGTGATCGTGCCAGAGACAGTGGTGGTGAAAATCGGACAGAGCTTGCCACCGGTATTTAATCGTTACGAATGGCACTCTGAAGGCTACGACCTAGAGCAGAGTGGTTTTGTATTTAAGCGACTTGAGCATCACATGGGCACCTACCATGTGCCCTATTAGCTCCTAGTTAGCCGGGCGCGGAAAGCTCACCAAAAACCCCACAACGGTCACGGTCGGAAACGGAAACATGTTGCAATGATGGGTATGGAGTCGCCACAGGCGGGGTAAGTGATCACATCGAGGTCGAATACTCGGGCTAGTCTTTGTTGATTCGGTCGTGGTCGCTCGCCGTTGTGGACTGGATAACTCTGACGTACCAATTGAACGGCCGAAACTGG
Proteins encoded:
- a CDS encoding MATE family efflux transporter, with translation MQLVTLWHEYKKTIKLSLPLIVSNLSHVLYGIIDSVMVGSLGVVPLAASAFINGVIAIPTVFLVGLSSAFSVLVAQSLGRRAYSDCGSYLTNSFWFAQTLTVVILAGLFFMQPLLNHFGQAPDVVTAGMEYYLYMAVSLLFLTATAVFRKYSEGLSYTLAPTVFYTVGILLNVFFNWIFIFGHLGAPPMGLAGAGLGTLLARGSVAIGLGVYIYWANHFKETRLGLHLKYLNWQHLKNVASLAIPSGLQHLFEVSLFSISAIFVGWFGATALASHQIAINLATATFMIALGLSFGTSIRVGHALGQGRWDQIQHISWSSVIFTGVFMLAVGGLFWGLRFELPKIYIADPKVILLSAQLLVVAACFQFFDGAQAVLIGALKGISDIKWPTILTFLSYWGVGLPACYVFGVTLGWGSVGVWYGLALSLMASSTLLGIRLKRILSLQQSKANQY
- the dsbD gene encoding protein-disulfide reductase DsbD, producing MKFLILGLGLLAFSPASANQDINPNPLSVVEASISEAGKNQHQVAIEVGLVKDHHAYVDQFRLKVVHPENFVIGELSISPTVEFFDKFSKKTRVGIENKAVVTAPVHIPPGSGYGETELALTYQACTDDYCLFPKTLSVKAQFLPPKKSAGPSNATANSKDPLEKPSPNSFLKTLEDKGWLLAFLFVFFGGFLTSFTPCIYPMIPITLAVLGARGANRSRWHGLGLSISYVLGIALTYALLGVFAALTGNLFGSFLGHPVVVTAIAALFVGMGLSMYGYFEVKLPDQWATKLAESQSKGGYSGAFGTGLIAGVVASPCVGPVLVGVLTYVAQTRNALIGFGLLFTFALGMGLIFIILGTFSQLLQRLPRSGAWMNFIKVVFGTVMIAMAYYYVYPVYTHKTFYILLGLGVVALALLASVSLTKSIVDNRWRLIRSVLLILAGFIGGAMIVYAHHPGLLGTKSSSHAKPEWKKFSYEELMTAKNENRPVIVDFKADWCAACKELERYTFSDPEVLKMGTQFTWLAFDATLDSPELSELKSRFNIQGLPMVLFFDADGEWQKDLSVTGFEKPAEFLTRMQKLAPTP
- the motA gene encoding flagellar motor stator protein MotA codes for the protein MGFVGIIVVIGCVFGGYLMAGGHLTVIWQPAELVIIGGAALGGMLIANSTTTLKYVIKGALHALMGKGPSKQDYVDLLQMLFHLFQIFRKDGPQAVEKHIEEPQSSDIFKAYPKFLKNHHAVEFLCDTMKITLSADLTQYDVDDLLDTDIKVMHEEEHAAAHALQQVADSLPGLGIVAAVLGVVHTMEYLTAGVETIGGMVAAALVGTFLGVLLCYGFIAPMSNKMNSDIEQSGRYLSVIKAALVALQRGAPPLVCVEFARRSVFPTDRPSFDEMDAATKERKAA
- a CDS encoding rRNA pseudouridine synthase, with amino-acid sequence MKIRLNKYIADCGVTSRRKADELIDSGQVTVNGRRVFELGTQVDPSADKITVKGRPLNSGQKKIYIAFNKPPLVLTSTSDPEGRPTVSDYFSSYKERLYPVGRLDWDSEGLLLMTNDGDFAQEVAHPKKEIPKTYLVKVEGNPTDNQLDRLKRGVTIIGGKVKALHVERIRRTVKGSGKYQWVKIVISEGKNRQVRRMFEKIGYGVSKLQRVAIGRLSIGKLRKGEFYELKAKDLHRIFSIPLPAESAPAKKVRRTNKNLPKRYKSCSRTSC